TGGCTCCGGCCCAGACTTCGGCCTTGAACAGGCTGCGAATATCCAGTTTCAGGCCAATGGCAAACAGCAGCAGGGTTACACCGAGATCGGCAAACTGCTGCAGCATGGGCAAACTGGACTCTTCAATGCCAAACATAAAGAGCACAAAGCCAGCGGCCAGATATCCTATCAATGGCGGCAAACCGACGCGGTTGACCAAGAGGCCGCAAGCGAGGGTGATGACGAGAATGGCCGGCTCCATGAAACTCCTTAAAAGATAATTCAGCTATAAATCAGGTATCTTAGCGGACTTTATTTAATATGAGATGAAAAAGGCAAAGATTTCAGAGAAATCTTTGCCTTTAGTTATAAGGGAAAGCGGGGATTAATGCACTTGCAACAGGTCCAGGTGCGCCGCAAAGTCTTTCGGCCCCATAAAGCCGGTTACCCTCAGGTCATCGCGCAGGCCACTCTGGGGATCGAACAAAAGCAGGGTAGGCAAGCCCAGCACATCATAGGTTTCCAGCAAGGTCACGTCGATGGCGTCTGACTTGGTCACATCGGCCTGAAGCAGCACCATGTTATCCAGGCGCTTTTTCACTTCCGGGTCGGGGAAGGTAATGTGCTCAAATTCCTTACAGGCCACACACCAATCGGCATAGAGATCCAGCATCACAAACTTGCCTTCAAAGCGGGCGATGGCAAGCTCAGCATTGAGATCTTCCACTGACTTGATGCGTTTGAACTCAACCCCTTTCACGGCTTGCTGTGCCTTGTTGGTGGGCATCTGGTAGCCCAAACCACCCATCACAGCCTGGAAGCCATAGGAGAACGCCGCCAGCAGCCCCAACATCAGCAGCACCGTGCGCACGGTTTGTTTCCAGTTGAATTCGGTTTTCTTGTTTTGATGCAGCAGGTAGCCCGCCAGCGCCACACCCCACAGCGCCCACAGCAAGTCAGACACCATGCCAGGCCAGATCCGGCCAATCATCATCACAGACACGGCAATCAGCAGGAAGCCGAAGATAGTCTTGATGATTTCCATCCAGGCACCTGCGCGGGGCAGCAATTTACCGCCGGAAGTCCCCATCAGCAGCAGTGGCAGACCCATGCCCATACTGAGTACGTACAGGGCGGCAAAGCCCATCAGCAGGTCGCCACTTTGCGCCACATAAACCAGTGCACCCGACAAGGGGGCTGTGGTGCAGGGAGAGGCCACCAGACCGGAAATCACCCCCATGATAAAGACGCCGGTAAGGTTGCCGCCTTTCTGGCTGTTGGACAGGCCATTCATCTTTTCCTGCCAGGAGGACGGCAGTTTGAGGTCATACAGACCAAACATGGACAAACTGAGGACGAAGAACAGTATCGCCAGGCCAATCAATACGGCGGGGTGCTGCAACGCGGCCTGATACTTCATCCCGGCAGATGCCACCACCAGACCCAGCAGCGAGTAGGTAATGGCCATACCCTGCACATAGGCCATGGACAGGGTAAAGGCGCGTCCGGTAGACAGCTTTTCACCCTGGCCGACGATAATGCCCGACAGAATAGGGTACATGGGGAATACACAGGGCGTGAGCGCCAGACCAATGCCCAAACCGAAGAAAATCAGCAAGGTCCAACCGAGGCTCCCGTCGGTCAGCATCTTTGCCAGGCTATCTTGTTGGGTCAGCGGTGCTGATGTCGAAGGAGAGGAGGTTGACACTGAACCTGTGGCTACCGAGCCTGCGGTTTCGTCCGACAGTTTGCCATCGTTTGGCGCTACGGCATTGAGTTGCTTACTGACCTTGGTGGGTGGGAAGCAGAGTTTGCCTTCGGCGCAGCCCATGAAGGTGACTGTCAGCGTGCCCTGTTCCAGGGCTTCCTTCAGGGCAACGGTGAACTCCACATAGCTGTAAAACACCTGCTGCTCGCCAAAATATTCGTCGTTGTGCAGCTTGCCCGGGGGAAGCGCAACTTCGCCCAGAGAGGCATTGTCGGCCTCAAACTTGAGTTTGTCCCGGTACAGGTAATAGCCGTCGGCAATCACAAAGGACAACCGCAGGCGGTTTCCGTCCTGCACCGCATCAAACACAAAGGCCTCATGCACGGGCATCAGCTCGGGCTCGCCCTTAAGGAAATCAAACTTGTTGCCAAAAATATCATTGGCATGGGTCGATGGCGCCAATAAAAGCAGACAGCTAAACAGCAGGGTGATGATTTTTTTCATGATTGTGTATTGTCGTTTATCCAGTTCAAATAGCCGGGCAGGGCCTCGGTTACGGGCGTCGCGATAATCTCCGGCAACTCATAGGGATGCAGCTCAGAAATCGCCCGTTCCACCTTGGCATACAGTGCCCGCCGGGTTTTGATGAATAAGGGATATTCCCTGTCTTCACAGAGTTTTCCCTGCCAATGGTAAACCGAGGTCACGGGGCCGCCCTGCTGCACACAGGCAGCAAGGCCGTCACTCACCAGACGTTTGGCGATGGCAAGGCAGACATCCTCTGAGGGGCAGGTGGTCATAACCAGGATGTAGTCATCCATGGACTGTGCCATGATCTCTCCCAAGGTTTAAAACTCCCTTAAGGCTGCTAAGTTAGCCTTAAGCTCAGGTTGGCAAACACTTTACGTGTTTTGTCTTACTCTTGCATTAAGAGAAAGCTGAAATAGTGATACGGGTTGTTTCTGCCCTCAACTCCAGCCATTACTCTTGAAATTTGACCGGACAGCCCCCATTTATCTTGCAACCCACTGCACGCGAGGCCGCCATGTTTTTTGCTTTTATCCTGATTTTTATTCTGATCCCCGTGGTCGAGCTTTCGGTGCTTATCCGTGTTGGCGAAGTGCTCGGTAGCCTGACTACAGTGGCACTGGTGCTCTTTACCGCAGTGGTGGGAGTCTCTCTGGTTCGCAGTCAGGGATTATCTACCCTGATGCAGGCACAGCAAAAAATGGCCCGGGGCGAGGCGCCCACCTCCGAGTTACTGGAAGGCATGATGTTGGCGATGGCCGGACTCTTGTTGCTTATTCCGGGCTTTGTGACCGACTTTATTGGTTTGCTGCTGCTGACGCCTGTCACCCGTAAACCGCTGGCAGCCTTGCTGCTGAAGCGCTTGCAACTGAGAGTTGTCGGCAAGGGCGGTTTTGGTGCCAATTTTGGTCAAGGCCCTTTTAACCAAGGCCCTTTTGGCCAGGGGCCTTTTGGCAATGATCCCTTCAATCGCGAGGGGAGAAATACCTTTGATGGCGACTTCGAACGCAAAGACGACCCCAGTGCGAAAAACCATCAGTTGGAGCAGCCCAAAGAACCGGCGAGTGAGGATGAGGCGTCCAAATCAGACCCTAATAAGCCCAGGAGCTGACCTGCAAGACCGCCACCCTGCCGCTTGTGGCGGCAGGATCAGTTTTCTGATTGGCGTTGTCTTGGATCTTTCGGGTAAAAGGCCTCGGGTTTGGTGCTGATTTTGGCAAACCTGCGGGTGTTCTTGTATGGCAACTTCATAAAACCCGATACCCCGTTGCCGTGTATTTTATCTACGTGGTGCAAGATCCGGTCGAGGCTGGCGCGAAAAGCCGCCTGTTTGCGAGGGTTAAGCAGTTTTAAATAACTGTGGATCTTTAGATGATCGCCAAGGGCTTCAAAGATGATGCAGCCAGTGTGGTGGATCTGATTTAGCCAGCCAAGCTCAGTCATGATTTCGGCAGGCAGCTCCAGATTTTCATCCGGGTCTTTGCCATCCTCAAAGTACGAGTGGAGACGAGACTTGTCTTCCAACATGGGCACATCGCCCACTTCAAAGGGCAGCTGCTGAGCGGGGCTTGCCACAAAGGTGCCGCTGGCAGTATCCCGGCTGATGTGCAGTGTGTCCCTCGCATTGAAAAAGCAGGCCTTGAAGGTGCCGAGGCGACCAATGCCACGGGCCAGGGTGACCATGTTATTGACCGCCTGCACCAATGCCTGCTTGAGAGCGGCGTCGTGCAGTGCCAGGTTGGAGTCGATAAAGACGCCGTCCTGTTGCCAATGGATAGCGAGTCCGCCCACGATGGGGTACTGTCCCAATCTGCCCACTGCGGCGATAAAGCCCTTCTCTGTATCCCCCATGCCGGCGAGAAAATTGCGGTAATACTTGTCCAGTTGCACGTCATCGACCCTGGCAATGGGGTCATCTGCATTGTGCTCCCGTAAGAAGGATTTACGCGAGCTGTAGCTCACGGTATCCACCTCTTTACCGCGGTTTTGTACCCATACCGGGATCTCGGCCATGGCTTCGGGGCGGGGGATATCGGGTAACAGTAACCGATGGCTGTGGCGCATGCTGCGAAGGAAATAGTCGCCGCCCCGGTTACGGGTGCCGGCATCGTCACTGAGCATGGCTTCCAGGGTGCGGGCAAGCTCCATCGGCAGGCCAATGCTGGTGGGCGGGATCACCTTCGAACCAAAGCGGCTGGCTTGTCCCGACGCCAGGGCATACAGGGTTGCGGCCACACCTTGCTCGTCGAATCGGGGGCTGGAGAGGGCGCCACTGAGCTGCTCGTCCCCAATAAAGTACACATCCCCCATGCGGGCATTGGTATGCTGCTGGTCGCTGGAGAGCAGGTTCATCACATGTTCTTCCACCGGCCGCCCCTGCTCATCCCGCTGGGCAAATACCGCCGAACCCCAGTCAATCAG
The window above is part of the Shewanella litorisediminis genome. Proteins encoded here:
- the cutA gene encoding divalent-cation tolerance protein CutA, which translates into the protein MAQSMDDYILVMTTCPSEDVCLAIAKRLVSDGLAACVQQGGPVTSVYHWQGKLCEDREYPLFIKTRRALYAKVERAISELHPYELPEIIATPVTEALPGYLNWINDNTQS
- a CDS encoding protein kinase domain-containing protein, translated to MSAQTPQLQHFYISEEQSIYLLKADDARKHKAWVRLCKQQLSKLGYRDIEFIGKGAYGFVFAGVNEAGEAHVFKFSRITLPQQIQDRLEEEAFMLSHCRHPNVPPLVKFERVGKQGILVMARAPGEELEQLCRRRGALPIPTIMSIARQLADLLVYLRTGRPLVHGDIKPSNLVYDEATGHLSLIDWGSAVFAQRDEQGRPVEEHVMNLLSSDQQHTNARMGDVYFIGDEQLSGALSSPRFDEQGVAATLYALASGQASRFGSKVIPPTSIGLPMELARTLEAMLSDDAGTRNRGGDYFLRSMRHSHRLLLPDIPRPEAMAEIPVWVQNRGKEVDTVSYSSRKSFLREHNADDPIARVDDVQLDKYYRNFLAGMGDTEKGFIAAVGRLGQYPIVGGLAIHWQQDGVFIDSNLALHDAALKQALVQAVNNMVTLARGIGRLGTFKACFFNARDTLHISRDTASGTFVASPAQQLPFEVGDVPMLEDKSRLHSYFEDGKDPDENLELPAEIMTELGWLNQIHHTGCIIFEALGDHLKIHSYLKLLNPRKQAAFRASLDRILHHVDKIHGNGVSGFMKLPYKNTRRFAKISTKPEAFYPKDPRQRQSEN
- a CDS encoding protein-disulfide reductase DsbD, yielding MKKIITLLFSCLLLLAPSTHANDIFGNKFDFLKGEPELMPVHEAFVFDAVQDGNRLRLSFVIADGYYLYRDKLKFEADNASLGEVALPPGKLHNDEYFGEQQVFYSYVEFTVALKEALEQGTLTVTFMGCAEGKLCFPPTKVSKQLNAVAPNDGKLSDETAGSVATGSVSTSSPSTSAPLTQQDSLAKMLTDGSLGWTLLIFFGLGIGLALTPCVFPMYPILSGIIVGQGEKLSTGRAFTLSMAYVQGMAITYSLLGLVVASAGMKYQAALQHPAVLIGLAILFFVLSLSMFGLYDLKLPSSWQEKMNGLSNSQKGGNLTGVFIMGVISGLVASPCTTAPLSGALVYVAQSGDLLMGFAALYVLSMGMGLPLLLMGTSGGKLLPRAGAWMEIIKTIFGFLLIAVSVMMIGRIWPGMVSDLLWALWGVALAGYLLHQNKKTEFNWKQTVRTVLLMLGLLAAFSYGFQAVMGGLGYQMPTNKAQQAVKGVEFKRIKSVEDLNAELAIARFEGKFVMLDLYADWCVACKEFEHITFPDPEVKKRLDNMVLLQADVTKSDAIDVTLLETYDVLGLPTLLLFDPQSGLRDDLRVTGFMGPKDFAAHLDLLQVH
- a CDS encoding FxsA family protein, whose product is MFFAFILIFILIPVVELSVLIRVGEVLGSLTTVALVLFTAVVGVSLVRSQGLSTLMQAQQKMARGEAPTSELLEGMMLAMAGLLLLIPGFVTDFIGLLLLTPVTRKPLAALLLKRLQLRVVGKGGFGANFGQGPFNQGPFGQGPFGNDPFNREGRNTFDGDFERKDDPSAKNHQLEQPKEPASEDEASKSDPNKPRS